Genomic DNA from Anaerolineae bacterium:
CATATGAACGAAATGGCAGGCAGATACCCTTATCGGGTAAAATGGAGGTTATGAATGTATTTTTGGGTTACTGTCATTTGGCTGTTGGCATTGTGGGACAGATCAGCCAGACAGTCTTGCGCTTTACACGGGGAAGATATCGGCGGTTCTTCTTTTGGATGGCAAGAAGCCTTTTAACAGTGGTTCATCTGATAGAGAGGATATTGCTTTATGGAAACCGAATTGAAAAATCGAATCCCTGAACTGCAAACGGGAATTCTTCTACAACCTGTCACCGCCTCCACCGGGGAAACTAGGGAAATGGTTGTTGTATTGCCGAATCGGAATCAGGTCAAGGTAGTCAACGAAGTCGGGGCTTTGATCTTAGAGTTGATTGACGGCAAATGCAGCGTGGCTGAAATCATTACCGCAGTCCACGAATCGTATCAGGTTTCCCCGGAGCAGGTCGAGCGGGATGTGATCAGTTTTCTCAATCAACTCGTAGAGAAAGGCATTGTGAGTTTCTCAAACGGTGCCTGATTGGGTGGGAAAACAACCTTAAGCCCGAGCATTATAAGGAATAAATGAAAAGGATAAATGACTTCAAGCGACTTTTTATTGGGGGGTTGATGGGATGCCTGCTGGCTTTATTTCTGGCGACCCCTGTCTGGAGTGCGGTGACGTTGAAGTCCTTCGATGTGCGTTGGAATGGCAGTCGGGTGGTTTTGAAATGGGAGACAGCTACCGAGATGGACAACCTTGGTTTTATGGTGAAGCGCAAATTGACCAATGGAAGTGGAGATTTTCAGGTTGTCGAACTTTGCGCGAAAGAAACTGTCTGTACGGAAGAGGAGAAAGAAGATTTTATTGATACCAAGGGGGACATAAGCGGATACACCTATGGCAATTATTACGATGATAGTGTGGAAGAAGGTCGAACCTATACCTACCAGTTAATCGCCATCGATACCAATCAACAGGAGGAGATTGCCGAAACCAAAACGATCCGCACAATTTTAGAAACCCCTACCCCAACTCCGACTTCAACCAGCACTATAACATTGACTCCAACCCCGACTGCGACTGCGACTAGAACAACAAGGCCCAATAACCCCAACCGGACGCGCACAACGGTTCCTCCAACACCAACAGCGACGGCGCGGGTATTGCTGGCAACCCCAACGATTCCACCTGCTCCTCCAACGGTCCAAACCCCGACCTCAACCCCTGAACCCCTCCCTACGGAGACCACTCAGATTATTGAGATTCCTACCCTGCCTTTGCCGAGCATCACCCTGATTTATCCCGATACGCCAACCCCAATGC
This window encodes:
- a CDS encoding Outer membrane autotransporter barrel, whose protein sequence is MKRINDFKRLFIGGLMGCLLALFLATPVWSAVTLKSFDVRWNGSRVVLKWETATEMDNLGFMVKRKLTNGSGDFQVVELCAKETVCTEEEKEDFIDTKGDISGYTYGNYYDDSVEEGRTYTYQLIAIDTNQQEEIAETKTIRTILETPTPTPTSTSTITLTPTPTATATRTTRPNNPNRTRTTVPPTPTATARVLLATPTIPPAPPTVQTPTSTPEPLPTETTQIIEIPTLPLPSITLIYPDTPTPMLENQSPTPEVGSVPDNARWLTPGRLLVIGVIVFIWLILGGAFVFALRKIQ